One genomic segment of Catenulispora sp. GP43 includes these proteins:
- a CDS encoding GNAT family N-acetyltransferase: MQTDPIVITAHGLTLREWTEDDVPAMPELFDDPEVAYRTPLESPFDEAAALRYLRGVQTARKENRRLHLAITLDGQKALGEVLLGFTSGSIGYAVGTAHRGQRLATRSLQALTEYAHTSLGLPVVLLEIEADNDASAAVARAAGFEPCDAEPDTVTDKGRTYELFKWEHRRGPEAAVAP, encoded by the coding sequence ATGCAGACCGACCCGATCGTCATCACCGCCCACGGCCTGACACTCCGGGAGTGGACCGAGGATGACGTGCCCGCGATGCCCGAGCTCTTCGACGATCCCGAGGTGGCGTACCGGACGCCCCTGGAGTCGCCGTTCGACGAAGCCGCCGCGCTGCGCTACCTGCGCGGCGTGCAGACGGCGCGCAAGGAGAACAGGCGTCTGCATCTGGCGATCACCCTCGACGGGCAGAAGGCACTCGGCGAGGTCCTGCTCGGCTTCACCAGCGGCAGCATCGGGTACGCCGTCGGCACGGCCCACCGGGGACAGCGGCTGGCGACCCGCTCCCTGCAAGCCCTGACCGAGTACGCGCACACCAGCCTCGGCCTGCCGGTGGTGCTCCTGGAGATCGAGGCCGACAACGACGCCAGCGCCGCCGTCGCGCGGGCGGCCGGCTTCGAGCCCTGCGACGCCGAACCCGACACGGTCACCGACAAGGGCCGGACCTACGAGCTGTTCAAGTGGGAGCACCGCCGCGGCCCTGAAGCGGCCGTCGCTCCGTAG